DNA sequence from the Armigeres subalbatus isolate Guangzhou_Male chromosome 1, GZ_Asu_2, whole genome shotgun sequence genome:
GGTGGAGAAAGTGGGAGAGGTTCAGCATAATTCCGTCCAGAACCAGTCGACTCGTCCTGGAGATGTCACTCTACGTTTTGGTATGGACCACGTTCGCCTACCTCAAATCCAGCTGCAGAGTTTCGACGGGAACATCGACGATTGGCTCAGCTTCAGGGATTTCTACACATCTCTGATCCATGAGAAGGCAGACCTACCCGATGTGGAGAAATTCCACTATCTCAAGGGGTGCTTAGCAGGCGAAGCTGAGGCACTAGTCGATCCGCTTAAGATCACGAAGGACAACTACCAGGTTGCGTGGCAGTCGTTGCTGAAACGGTACAACAACAGCAAGCTTCTACGGAAGAAGCAAGTGCAGGCTCTCTTCAAACTGTTGTCCCTCACCAAGGAGTCAATCGCGGATCTTCACAGGCTGGTCGATGGATTCGATCGTGTGATTCTGACCCTGGATCAGATCATCCAACCAGCCGAATACAAAGATCTGTTGCTAGTCGAATATCTAAGTGCTCGTCTCGACCCGAGCACACGACGAGGATGGGAGGAGCACTCGTCAATGAAGGATCAGGACACCGTAAAGGACTTGCTTGAGTTCCTGCAGCGGAGAATCTATGTTCTCGAAGCTTTACCAACGAAGGTGGAGTCAAAAGTCTTCGAGCAGTCACCACAACGCAGAAGAATGCCATATTCACCGAAGGTCAGCAAGAACGCCGTACAGTCGTACAACACGAAGTGTCCGCTGTGTGCGGAAATCCAAGGACTTCACACATGTCCATCGTTTCTAAGGATATCGTTGTCTAGTCGGGAGTCGTTTTTGCTCGAAGCATCCCAATTGCTTCAAACGTGGTCACATAGCTCGGGAGTGCACGTCAAAGTTCTCCTGTCGGCATTGTAGGGGTCGACACCATTCCTTGCTGTGCTTCAAGGAACAACGCGGGGGTAGCCAAGGATCCTTCAGGAGATCGACTGCAGGagggtaaataaataaataaataatttaatagaGGACGACGTGGGTCGTCGATATCCAGCACGAGCACTGCTGGATTCAGGGTCAGAGTGCAATTTTTTCTCCGCTAATCTATGCCAGGGGATGAATGTTTCCATCCAGAAAGCTAACATCGCGATTCAGGGCATCGGGCAGTCCGGAGTGAAGGTAACTCACAAGACGAAAGCTGTCATCAAATCTCACAGCAAACCTGCCAACCTTCACATTGACTCAGGCGACTGGATTCCCCTGCAATATGGCGATATCGCACGGTCTGAAGGATCCAATGGTATTCCTGCCAGAGAAAGCTGAACTGTTCGTGGACATCGGAGAATCAAAAGACATCACAGTGAGGACGCAACAATCAGTAGAGCGAAACTGGAACAGCAAACGTGATCGAAGAGATCGTTATCACCGGAGCGAGTCAAGACGACAGATCGACGCAATAATGGTCAGCGAAGGATGTGCCCTACTTTCAACCGTCCGCAGTCGAAGGACTTCTGAACGAAGGCTTGAGGAATTTGAATGGTATTGATAGAGATAACAACTACCAGGTTGCGTGGCCAGCTATCAAATGTTCCATTAGCACTATCGACTATCGGAATGAAAGGACGTGCAGCTCTTAAGCTCAAAATCACGGGTGGTACCGCATAGGGTGCAACAGAATGTGCCACTTGCCTTTTCCGTCCAGTGCATCGAGGAGAGTTTTCTTGGTTCTTTCCACGTGATGAACTTATCTGTAacataaaaaatcacaataatagagttcaaaaaaataaaataaaaaattggttcttttttttcagaagtttccTGGCAACTTCAGGGTGGGTGAGGATGTCTGTGACCAACCCATTCAATTTAACCACTGACGGTAGCATCACTCAACATGTTATCACTTTACGATTGAAGTGAACGGATTGCGATATCAGTCGTACCTACTGTGGCTGCACTTTATCGAATCGAATGATCGTTGTAGGGCGGACGATTGATCGTCTGCAGAAGAAGCAGCAGCAGCGAATGCAAAGGCAACTTTTTTAGTTGTAAACAAACCGTCGTCGGGTGAAATTTGAGGAACGAACTCTTgatcgaatttattgttcaatattCACTAGTTAATTAATCTATATAATAATTctgtataataaaaatgaaatggtctgtgttcgtatccgcataactcgaaaatagttggatgaatttccttcattccttcagcagacatgttcgttatcgtttccgacgggtttatatgatatttcctcatgcgaagaTCATGAGTAGCGTTGAGTAAATCGAATGAACTAGTACTAAGATTAGTTTGGAATTTTCTTATGGGCAGTTCACAAGgcgtattttcgcctactatgcaggacaacgtctgccgggtcaactagtcctaataaaaatgaaatggtttgtgttcgtatccgcataactcaaaaacggctggttGGATTTtcatcattccttcagcagaaacatttaTTATAGTTcccgacgggtttatatttcctcatgcgaaaatcatgaGTAAGGTTGAGGAAATCGCGAAGAACCAAAATTAAGCTTCGTATGGacattttgcatgggcagttcacaacgcgtatgctcgcctactatgcaggacaacgtctgccgggccGACTAGTTAGTAATAAATGTAGTGCCGTTAATAAAGTTGTTCATTGAATAGTGTAAATAAATGTTATGTTGTTCGATGTAAAAATAAATTGTGTAGTGGATTATAAAACTATCGGCATTTGTGTGTGTTAAAATGGTCGTTCGAAGACAAAAAATCCCCCTAAAGGATTAGTGTTTTGGACTGGGAGTTCACTGGTGTTGTAGTGGGTGGAAAAACATAATTCTCGGTCGGGAAGGAACCCGACAAGATGATgttatatttgaatcgcccccaAATTAGACCCCAGAAGAGTTACTtacggtttagggtcatttggctgactACCGTTGAGCTAAAAACACCAATTGGACGACTAGAaaaatgtgagatgtgagaaatagtTAAAAATGAGAACTATaacgtgagaaatgagatgttcgaagtgagctcagggtagtgagaagtaagtgcTGAGGAATGAAAGTGAGGACTGAATAGTAGTGAGATGTGCGCAGTATCAAGTGACAAGTGTgtaatgggaagtgagaagtaagtggtgagaagtgagatgtgaaagttgaagagtgagaagtaagagtaAAAACACAAGTAAGAGGTGAGAAGAAAgtatgaagaagaaggaagggtaaacagaagaaaaaagacgGAAGAATgcagaagaaagaaaataaaaacccagattgatccacctagcagggattgtgcctttctcgtgcattattaaacaacctcatcaaacaatcaaatgcattatcgggaaattcgttgaaatgctgaataatttgtgatattaaTTTCACTAAGTAAAGTATTATTAGCGTGCGCGTTTTATGCGAGCTTTTTAATTATACCAGAAAGCTGCAGAAACGTTATGACGTTATGCGTCGTAACTTGCATGCAATCAAAGCTGGCGTTTCAATTGTATTAAAGTCGTGCACTAAATCGAACAGAAGAGCTTGCATGGGTTAATACTTCAAATCATTTTATGGCATGCTGTAACTTAATTGCTATGTTTcataactattttaatatttagatttttttggaatgcgaagagaaggaagaaggaagaaggtagaataaagaaggaagatagaagaagaagagagaatgcagaaggaagaaggaagaaagaaaatggaagaatgaagaatggagAACGAAGAAGGAGGAACGTGGATGGATGAatgaaaaagaataaaaatggaataaattagaaaaaagtgATTGAAGGCGGAAGGTAGTGAAAAGaatgaagatagaagaagggagaaaaaggAACGAAAAAAAGGGAAGGATGTAGcaaggatttaaaaaaacttttcaattctcacgtcttactttttacttgtcacttcttacttctttcttcctcttccttacTTCTAACTACTCCCTTCTGACTTCTTATCTCTCATTTTCCATTTATTAAACacaacttcttacttttcacttctcactactcactactcattcCTCAATTTCAACTTCTCcttcttcacttctcatttctcacttataacttatCCCTACTCGCTTCTCATTTCGTACTTctatcttctcacttcttaattctcacttttcccttctcccTCCTTACTTttcctttctcacttctcatttggcacttccttcttctcacttctcaagtgtcacttttcacttctcacttctgaatCTTTACTTTTCACTTGACACTTCTTACAtccaacttctcacttttcaccccaagcagcacgcgcaacatcgctttggagggagtactACGAAGCTTTGGTTTTAAAGAGaatgtttatattttgttaTGTTAATTGAAGAACATGGAGGAAGCCCGCTTCAGACCGATTAGGGAAGCtaagcagatcggactagtgatgaacacgtcga
Encoded proteins:
- the LOC134206547 gene encoding uncharacterized protein LOC134206547, producing the protein MKPVTRNADSLKSLTARLKGFTLALSNISQYVTNFKEGREPVAQINVCLEKLDVLWVQISEEIWEIQAHEDFTEPEGLQREQLEMENRYSDAKSFLVEKVGEVQHNSVQNQSTRPGDVTLRFGMDHVRLPQIQLQSFDGNIDDWLSFRDFYTSLIHEKADLPDVEKFHYLKGCLAGEAEALVDPLKITKDNYQVAWQSLLKRYNNSKLLRKKQVQALFKLLSLTKESIADLHRLVDGFDRVILTLDQIIQPAEYKDLLLVEYLSARLDPSTRRGWEEHSSMKDQDTVKDLLEFLQRRIYVLEALPTKVESKVFEQSPQRRRMPYSPKVSKNAVQSYNTKCPLCAEIQGLHTCPSFLRISLSSRESFLLEASQLLQTWSHSSGVHVKVLLSAL